One window of Novipirellula aureliae genomic DNA carries:
- a CDS encoding GxxExxY protein yields MTELIFKDECYKIVGASMEVYNEMGCGFLEAVYQECLEYEFGDRKIPFVCQQQLQLQFKKRILKAVYIPDFICYDQIIVEIKGTSDLADKFRAQMINYLKATGLKLGLLVNFGKHGAIQYERIVY; encoded by the coding sequence ATGACCGAGCTTATTTTTAAAGACGAATGCTATAAGATTGTTGGTGCCTCCATGGAGGTTTACAACGAAATGGGATGCGGCTTTTTGGAGGCGGTCTATCAAGAGTGCTTGGAGTACGAATTCGGCGATCGAAAGATCCCCTTTGTTTGCCAGCAGCAGCTTCAATTGCAGTTTAAAAAAAGGATTTTGAAGGCAGTCTATATTCCCGACTTCATTTGCTACGACCAGATCATCGTCGAGATTAAAGGCACATCGGACCTAGCGGATAAGTTCCGTGCTCAGATGATTAATTACCTAAAAGCCACTGGGTTGAAGTTGGGATTGCTGGTCAACTTCGGCAAACACGGCGCCATCCAGTACGAACGGATTGTGTATTGA
- a CDS encoding bile acid:sodium symporter family protein — translation MWGRLKRHWFLIALGICFCTGFFASKTLHPLLEMTSLRSGIVFLVMWMMGVTLKADAIRQSVGRPLPTLLAIGTNGLVVPLLCLPTRAILPESVFGGLFVVSLVPCTLASAAVWTRKAGGNDSIALLTTVVTNLACVFVVPIGVALVLSQQSDWSAADQMQKLATIVVIPLVLAQAMRSAGLAGWADQHKVTLSMFAQFGVLSMVVFGSIASAEMVASISSVENASLGMTAGLLLFLVLSIHLSAMGIGILSARAIGADRESQIAVGIAGSQKTLMVGLQIAIDMGVSVIPMLMYHLMQLVLDTVIAHRWKNRS, via the coding sequence ATGTGGGGAAGACTAAAACGACATTGGTTTCTCATTGCTCTGGGAATTTGCTTCTGCACAGGCTTTTTCGCTAGCAAAACTCTGCATCCTTTATTGGAAATGACATCGCTGCGTAGCGGAATCGTGTTTTTGGTTATGTGGATGATGGGGGTGACATTGAAGGCGGACGCGATCCGCCAGAGTGTCGGGAGACCGCTTCCGACGCTGTTGGCGATTGGGACAAATGGGTTGGTGGTGCCGTTGTTGTGTTTGCCTACGCGAGCCATTTTACCTGAATCGGTATTTGGAGGTCTTTTCGTCGTTTCGCTCGTTCCATGTACTTTGGCGTCAGCAGCGGTCTGGACGCGAAAAGCGGGAGGCAACGATTCGATCGCGCTATTGACGACCGTCGTGACCAATTTAGCTTGTGTGTTCGTCGTTCCGATTGGCGTTGCCCTGGTTTTGTCTCAGCAGTCTGATTGGTCAGCAGCCGATCAAATGCAGAAATTAGCCACCATTGTGGTGATACCACTTGTGTTGGCTCAAGCCATGCGGTCGGCTGGGTTGGCAGGGTGGGCGGACCAGCACAAGGTAACGTTATCGATGTTTGCCCAGTTCGGCGTGTTATCGATGGTTGTGTTTGGATCGATTGCCAGTGCGGAGATGGTTGCCTCGATCTCCTCGGTGGAAAACGCTTCGTTGGGGATGACTGCTGGTTTGTTGCTTTTTCTCGTGCTTTCCATTCACTTGTCAGCGATGGGAATCGGCATCCTTTCGGCTCGAGCAATCGGCGCGGACCGAGAGAGTCAGATTGCGGTCGGCATCGCTGGGAGCCAAAAGACGCTGATGGTTGGGCTGCAGATTGCAATTGATATGGGGGTCAGTGTGATACCGATGCTGATGTATCACTTGATGCAGTTAGTGCTTGACACCGTCATCGCACATCGCTGGAAAAACCGGAGTTGA